A genomic region of Mycolicibacterium poriferae contains the following coding sequences:
- a CDS encoding endolytic transglycosylase MltG, producing the protein MTDDWASDRAEPLAVGPPRNRMTRRERARAARYRRRRRTAAVLAVGVLIVVAIGAVFLGSQLWHSLFGGSADDYAGDGVNDVVIQVHEGDSTTVIAQTLRDSNVVATVSAFVTAADGNSAISAIQPGFYKVRTEIPAADAVERLADPANRVGRLVIPEGRQLDDVRDVKTNAVTDGILTLISDASCVDLDGERRCVSVDDLRNAAAALPPEALAVPQWAVAPVLAMGPDHRRLEGLIAPGTWNVDPSAQPRDMLGALIAAGGEVYEQNGLLNTATSLNMTPYQVLTVASLVQRESTPEDFAKVARVIYNRLAEQRTLEFDSTVNYALDRIEVATTDGDRSQETPWNTYLRPGLPATPICSPGLPALAAAEAPAPGDWLYFVTIDMQGTTLFTREYEQHLANIELARRNGVLDSAR; encoded by the coding sequence ATGACTGACGATTGGGCCAGCGACCGCGCCGAACCGCTGGCGGTGGGACCGCCGCGGAACCGGATGACCCGCCGTGAGCGCGCCCGGGCCGCCCGCTACCGGCGCAGGCGCCGGACCGCCGCGGTGCTCGCGGTGGGCGTGCTGATCGTGGTCGCGATCGGGGCGGTGTTCCTCGGCTCGCAGCTGTGGCACTCACTGTTCGGCGGCTCGGCCGACGACTACGCCGGTGACGGCGTCAACGACGTGGTCATCCAGGTCCATGAAGGCGACTCCACGACGGTGATCGCCCAGACTCTGCGCGACAGCAACGTGGTCGCGACGGTGTCGGCGTTCGTCACGGCCGCCGACGGCAACTCCGCCATCTCGGCCATCCAGCCCGGCTTCTACAAGGTCCGCACCGAGATTCCGGCCGCCGATGCGGTCGAGCGCCTCGCCGATCCCGCCAATCGGGTCGGCAGGCTGGTGATCCCGGAAGGCCGCCAGCTCGACGACGTGCGCGACGTCAAGACGAACGCGGTCACCGACGGAATCCTGACGCTGATCTCAGATGCGTCGTGTGTGGACCTCGACGGTGAACGTCGCTGCGTGTCGGTCGACGACCTGCGCAACGCCGCGGCCGCGCTGCCCCCCGAGGCGCTCGCCGTGCCCCAGTGGGCGGTAGCGCCCGTGCTGGCGATGGGTCCCGACCACCGCCGACTGGAGGGCCTCATCGCGCCCGGCACGTGGAACGTCGACCCGTCGGCTCAGCCACGGGACATGCTCGGTGCGCTGATCGCCGCCGGCGGCGAGGTGTACGAGCAGAACGGCCTGCTCAACACGGCGACTTCGCTCAACATGACCCCCTACCAGGTGCTGACCGTGGCCTCGCTGGTTCAGCGCGAGTCCACCCCGGAAGACTTCGCCAAGGTGGCCAGGGTGATCTACAACCGGTTGGCCGAACAGCGCACATTGGAGTTCGACTCCACGGTGAACTACGCGCTGGACCGCATCGAGGTGGCCACTACCGACGGGGACCGCTCGCAGGAGACGCCGTGGAACACCTACCTGCGCCCCGGCCTCCCGGCCACCCCGATCTGTTCGCCGGGCCTGCCGGCGCTGGCCGCCGCCGAGGCGCCCGCGCCGGGAGACTGGCTGTACTTCGTGACGATCGACATGCAGGGCACCACGCTGTTCACCCGCGAATACGAGCAGCACCTGGCCAACATCGAGCTGGCGAGGCGCAACGGTGTGCTCGATTCGGCGCGATGA
- the alaS gene encoding alanine--tRNA ligase, translating into MQTHEIRKRFLDHFVQAGHTEVPSASVILDDPNLLFVNAGMVQFVPYFLGQRTPPWARATSVQKCIRTPDIDEVGITTRHNTFFQMAGNFSFGDYFKAGAIELAWTLLTNPVEQGGYGFDPERLWATVYLDDDEAAQLWRDIAGLPAERIQRRGMADNYWSMGIPGPCGPSSEIYYDRGPDYGIEGGPEANEDRYIEIWNLVFMQNERGEGTSKTDFEILGPLPRQNIDTGMGVERVACLLQGVDNVYETDLLRPVIDLVAGIAPRGYGQGSHDDDVRYRIIADHTRTAAIIIGDGVSPGNEGRGYVLRRLLRRIIRAAKLLGVDQPVMAELMVTVRDAMGPSYPELVSDFDRIQRIAVAEETAFNRTLASGSRLFDEAARSTKASGADKLSGSDAFTLHDTYGFPIELTLEMAAEADLSVDEEGFRSLMAEQRRRAKADAAARKQAHTDLSAYRELVDTAPTEFTGFDELTTEARILGIFVDGKRVPVVAHTGRDGAGERVELVIDRSPFYAESGGQIADEGTITGTGSSGTAKAAVTDVQKIAKTLWAHRVVVESGEFVEGDTIVAAVDPRWRHGATQGHSGTHMVHAALRQVLGPNAVQAGSLNRPGYLRFDFNWQGPLTEEQRTDIEQVTNEAVEADYEVHSFTTELERAKAMGAMALFGEAYPDEVRVVEIGGPFSLELCGGTHVGSSAQIGPVTILGESSVGSGVRRVEAYVGMDSFRHLAKERALMAGLASSLKVPSEEVPGRVATLVERLRAAEKELDRLRMANARAAAGNAAAGAEQIGEVRVVAQRMAGGMSGGDLRSLVGDIRGKLGSGPAVVALIAEGDNDAVPYVVAVNPAAQDLGLRADDLVKQLGAAVNGRGGGKADLAQGSGKGAAGIDAALAAVRAEIGRG; encoded by the coding sequence GTGCAGACACACGAGATCAGGAAGCGTTTCCTCGATCATTTCGTGCAGGCGGGCCACACGGAGGTGCCCAGCGCTTCGGTGATCCTCGACGATCCCAACCTGCTGTTCGTCAACGCCGGCATGGTCCAGTTCGTGCCTTACTTCCTCGGTCAGCGCACCCCGCCGTGGGCCCGGGCCACCAGCGTGCAGAAGTGCATCCGAACCCCGGACATCGACGAGGTCGGCATCACCACGCGGCACAACACGTTCTTCCAGATGGCCGGTAACTTCTCGTTCGGCGACTACTTCAAGGCCGGGGCGATCGAACTGGCGTGGACGCTGCTGACGAACCCGGTCGAGCAGGGTGGCTACGGGTTCGACCCCGAGCGGTTGTGGGCCACCGTGTATCTCGACGACGACGAGGCGGCGCAACTGTGGCGCGACATCGCCGGTCTGCCCGCCGAACGGATCCAGCGCCGCGGCATGGCCGACAACTACTGGTCGATGGGCATTCCCGGGCCGTGCGGTCCGTCGTCGGAGATCTACTACGACCGTGGCCCCGACTACGGCATCGAGGGTGGTCCGGAGGCCAACGAGGACCGCTACATCGAGATTTGGAACCTCGTGTTCATGCAGAACGAGCGCGGGGAAGGCACGTCGAAGACCGACTTCGAGATCCTCGGTCCGCTGCCCCGGCAGAACATCGACACCGGCATGGGGGTCGAGCGGGTGGCGTGCCTGCTGCAGGGTGTGGACAACGTCTACGAAACCGACCTGCTGCGCCCCGTCATCGATCTGGTGGCGGGTATCGCCCCGCGCGGGTACGGGCAGGGAAGTCACGACGACGACGTCCGCTACCGGATCATCGCCGACCACACCCGTACCGCGGCGATCATCATCGGCGACGGCGTCAGCCCCGGCAACGAGGGCCGCGGCTACGTGCTACGTCGTCTGCTGCGTCGCATCATCCGGGCGGCCAAGCTGCTCGGAGTCGATCAGCCGGTGATGGCCGAACTGATGGTCACCGTGCGCGACGCGATGGGCCCGTCGTATCCGGAACTCGTCAGCGACTTCGACCGGATCCAGCGCATCGCCGTCGCGGAGGAAACCGCGTTCAACCGCACTCTGGCCTCGGGTTCGCGCCTGTTCGACGAGGCAGCCCGCAGCACGAAGGCATCGGGAGCGGACAAGCTCTCCGGCAGTGACGCGTTCACGCTGCACGACACCTACGGCTTCCCGATCGAACTGACCCTCGAGATGGCGGCCGAGGCCGACCTGAGCGTCGACGAGGAAGGCTTCCGCAGCCTGATGGCTGAGCAGCGTCGCCGCGCCAAGGCCGACGCCGCGGCCCGCAAACAGGCCCACACCGACCTGTCGGCGTACCGCGAACTCGTCGACACCGCCCCCACCGAGTTCACCGGTTTCGACGAATTGACCACCGAGGCAAGGATTCTCGGTATCTTCGTGGATGGCAAGCGGGTGCCGGTGGTGGCGCATACGGGCCGCGACGGCGCCGGTGAGCGGGTGGAGCTGGTGATCGACCGCAGCCCGTTCTACGCCGAGTCCGGCGGCCAGATCGCCGACGAAGGGACCATCACCGGCACCGGTTCCTCCGGGACCGCCAAGGCCGCGGTGACCGACGTGCAGAAGATCGCCAAGACATTGTGGGCGCACCGCGTCGTGGTGGAGTCCGGCGAGTTCGTCGAGGGGGACACCATCGTCGCCGCCGTCGATCCGCGCTGGCGCCACGGCGCCACCCAGGGCCACTCGGGCACCCACATGGTGCATGCCGCGCTGCGGCAGGTGTTGGGTCCCAACGCCGTTCAGGCCGGCTCGCTCAACCGCCCAGGCTATCTGCGCTTCGATTTCAACTGGCAGGGCCCGCTGACCGAGGAGCAGCGCACCGACATCGAGCAGGTCACCAACGAGGCGGTCGAGGCCGACTACGAGGTGCACAGCTTCACCACCGAACTGGAACGAGCCAAGGCGATGGGCGCGATGGCGCTGTTCGGCGAGGCCTACCCCGACGAGGTGCGGGTCGTCGAGATCGGCGGACCGTTCTCGCTGGAGCTCTGCGGCGGCACCCACGTGGGCAGCTCGGCGCAGATCGGGCCCGTGACGATCCTCGGCGAATCGTCGGTGGGTTCGGGCGTGCGCCGGGTCGAGGCGTACGTGGGGATGGATTCCTTCCGCCATCTGGCCAAGGAGCGCGCGTTGATGGCCGGGTTGGCCTCGTCGCTGAAGGTGCCCTCCGAGGAGGTGCCCGGACGCGTCGCCACGCTCGTCGAACGGTTGCGCGCCGCAGAGAAGGAACTCGACCGGCTGCGGATGGCCAACGCACGCGCTGCGGCGGGCAACGCGGCAGCGGGTGCCGAGCAGATCGGCGAGGTTCGCGTCGTGGCCCAGCGCATGGCCGGTGGCATGTCCGGCGGTGACCTGCGGTCGCTGGTGGGCGACATCCGCGGCAAGCTCGGCAGCGGGCCGGCGGTCGTCGCGCTGATCGCCGAGGGCGACAACGATGCGGTGCCGTACGTGGTGGCGGTGAACCCGGCCGCCCAGGACCTCGGGTTGCGGGCCGACGATCTGGTCAAACAGCTCGGTGCCGCGGTCAACGGCCGCGGCGGGGGGAAAGCAGATCTGGCGCAGGGATCCGGTAAGGGGGCGGCGGGTATCGACGCAGCATTGGCGGCGGTACGCGCGGAGATCGGCCGGGGCTAG
- a CDS encoding chloride channel protein → MSLRNELGHWLRERSSSLVPLAVVVGVCTGLGAVAFRSLINGFTWLFTGHQDYAGLGRIASEHLPWLGVGFLVVAPAVAGLIYGPLVHRFAPEARGHGVPEVMYAVSMRGGRIAPKVALVKSLASALCIGGGGSVGREGPIVQIGSAVGSGVAQWLRLDTARVRLLLACGAAGGISATFNTPLAGPFFAMELILRDFAAQSFGAVVLSSVTASIVARAILGNEPFLTLPAFSVHSPAEYLLYAALGVLVGAVGVAFSRVLYLVEDFCDWLWRGPEWARPAAGGLLLGLLLLAVPEMYGVGYPVLQNAIEGRYVVGFLLLLMVAKMLATSLTIGIGGSGGVFAPTLFIGAMAGSAFGALAHLGWPESTEAAGAYGLVGMGAALAGATRASITAVVILFELTGQYSIILPLMIAIALAAGTSHLLSRQTIYTQKLWRRGVDIDRHASDNLTAADVAAPPARVLNEHMRLDVAAELITSASVPLLPVLAPDGRYLGCVTAEDAVAAIEGGSPPEHIDSLIQRLPTLPVDARLPDVIEALSGHGAAGLPVVDGEPARLAGWITYENVLNRLTADPR, encoded by the coding sequence ATGTCCCTGCGCAATGAGCTGGGCCATTGGTTGCGTGAGCGGTCCTCGTCGCTGGTGCCCCTCGCCGTCGTGGTGGGGGTGTGTACCGGGTTGGGGGCGGTGGCGTTTCGATCGCTGATCAACGGATTCACCTGGTTGTTCACCGGACATCAGGACTACGCCGGACTGGGTCGGATAGCCAGCGAACACCTCCCGTGGCTCGGCGTCGGATTCCTGGTGGTGGCGCCCGCGGTGGCCGGACTGATCTACGGCCCGCTCGTGCACCGCTTCGCCCCAGAGGCCCGCGGCCACGGGGTGCCTGAAGTCATGTACGCCGTGTCGATGCGCGGCGGTCGGATCGCCCCCAAGGTCGCTTTGGTCAAATCGCTGGCCTCGGCGCTGTGCATCGGCGGCGGAGGCTCGGTCGGCCGCGAAGGGCCGATCGTGCAGATCGGCTCGGCGGTCGGGTCGGGTGTGGCCCAGTGGCTGCGGCTGGACACCGCCCGGGTGCGGTTGTTGTTGGCCTGCGGCGCCGCGGGCGGCATCTCGGCCACCTTCAACACCCCCTTGGCCGGACCGTTCTTCGCGATGGAGTTGATCCTGCGCGACTTCGCCGCGCAGTCGTTCGGTGCGGTGGTGCTCTCCAGCGTGACCGCGTCGATCGTCGCGCGGGCGATCCTGGGCAACGAACCGTTTCTGACGCTGCCGGCGTTCAGTGTGCACAGCCCCGCCGAATACCTGCTCTACGCGGCGCTCGGTGTCCTGGTCGGCGCGGTGGGGGTCGCATTCTCGCGGGTGCTGTATCTGGTCGAGGATTTCTGCGACTGGCTCTGGCGCGGGCCGGAATGGGCCCGCCCCGCAGCGGGTGGACTGCTGCTGGGCCTGCTGCTGCTGGCGGTGCCGGAGATGTACGGGGTCGGCTACCCGGTGTTGCAGAACGCCATCGAAGGCCGATACGTGGTCGGCTTCCTGCTGCTGCTGATGGTCGCCAAGATGCTCGCGACCAGCTTGACCATCGGTATCGGCGGGTCCGGTGGGGTGTTTGCGCCGACGCTGTTCATCGGCGCGATGGCCGGCAGTGCCTTCGGTGCGCTGGCCCACCTGGGTTGGCCCGAGTCCACCGAGGCCGCCGGCGCCTATGGGCTGGTCGGCATGGGTGCCGCCCTGGCCGGAGCGACGCGTGCCTCGATCACCGCGGTGGTCATCCTCTTCGAGCTGACCGGGCAGTACTCCATCATCCTGCCGTTGATGATCGCGATCGCCCTGGCCGCGGGGACCAGTCACCTGCTCTCGAGGCAGACCATCTACACGCAGAAGCTGTGGCGCCGCGGCGTGGACATCGACCGACACGCCAGCGACAACCTGACGGCGGCCGACGTGGCGGCGCCACCGGCCCGGGTTCTCAACGAGCACATGCGGCTGGACGTGGCCGCGGAGCTGATCACCAGCGCTTCGGTCCCGCTGCTGCCGGTGCTGGCCCCCGACGGTCGGTACCTGGGTTGCGTCACCGCCGAGGACGCGGTGGCGGCGATCGAGGGCGGCAGCCCGCCGGAACACATCGACTCGCTCATCCAGCGGCTGCCCACCCTCCCCGTCGACGCGAGACTTCCCGACGTCATCGAGGCGCTCAGCGGTCACGGCGCCGCAGGTCTGCCGGTCGTCGACGGGGAACCCGCGCGGCTGGCCGGTTGGATCACCTACGAGAACGTGCTGAACAGGCTCACCGCCGACCCGCGGTGA
- a CDS encoding secondary thiamine-phosphate synthase enzyme YjbQ, with translation MNTEMLDVDTSRRRIVDLTSQVRDFCAAHGSDGLCNVFVPHATAGVAIIETGAGSDDDLVDTLERLLPRDDRYRHAHGSPGHGADHVLPGLVSPSVTVPVSDGEPLLGTWQSIVLVDLNRDNARRHVRLSFLPG, from the coding sequence ATGAACACCGAGATGCTCGATGTCGACACGTCGCGTCGACGAATCGTCGACCTGACGTCGCAGGTGCGCGACTTCTGCGCCGCACACGGTTCCGATGGACTCTGCAACGTGTTCGTGCCGCACGCCACGGCGGGGGTGGCCATCATCGAAACCGGTGCCGGTTCCGACGACGACCTGGTCGACACGCTGGAGCGGCTGCTGCCGCGCGATGATCGCTACCGCCACGCCCACGGCTCGCCCGGCCACGGCGCAGACCATGTCCTGCCCGGCCTGGTGTCCCCGTCGGTGACTGTTCCGGTCAGCGACGGGGAACCGTTGCTGGGAACCTGGCAGAGCATCGTGTTGGTTGATCTGAACAGGGACAATGCCCGACGCCACGTGCGGTTGAGCTTCCTGCCGGGCTGA
- a CDS encoding prepilin peptidase, with the protein MGSSGGALAALALSVWLITLSAFDIRHRRLPNVLTLPGAAIVLAGAVITGDGRGATLGAAALFAAYAAVHLVAPAAMGAGDVKLAIGVGALTGALGPDVWALAALLAAALTLGWSGVLLAWRSDATVPHGVSMCVSAAVVMWLVLP; encoded by the coding sequence ATGGGGTCGAGCGGGGGAGCGCTGGCTGCCCTCGCCCTGTCTGTGTGGCTGATCACGTTGAGCGCGTTCGACATCCGGCATCGGCGCCTGCCCAACGTGCTCACCCTTCCCGGTGCTGCGATCGTCCTCGCCGGCGCCGTGATCACCGGCGACGGAAGGGGTGCGACGCTCGGGGCCGCCGCATTGTTCGCGGCGTACGCCGCGGTGCATCTCGTGGCGCCGGCTGCGATGGGCGCCGGAGACGTCAAGCTGGCCATCGGGGTGGGTGCGCTGACCGGAGCCCTCGGCCCCGACGTGTGGGCGCTCGCCGCTCTCTTGGCTGCGGCACTGACCCTGGGCTGGTCGGGGGTGCTGCTCGCGTGGCGTTCGGACGCGACGGTGCCGCACGGCGTGTCGATGTGCGTCAGCGCAGCGGTGGTGATGTGGCTGGTGCTGCCTTGA
- the ruvX gene encoding Holliday junction resolvase RuvX — MAATNNPDRVPDRPGDPRCPDPGPGRRLGVDVGTVRIGVAVSDPGAVLATPVETVRRDRRSGAHVRRLAALVDEYRVVEVIVGLPRTLADRAGSSARDAIEVADQLSGRIAPVPVRMADERFTTLTAQRSLREAGVRARGQRSVIDQAAAVGILQNWLDQRRAAAAAHGEVTDD; from the coding sequence GTGGCCGCGACGAACAACCCTGACCGGGTGCCTGACCGGCCGGGTGATCCGCGCTGCCCCGACCCTGGGCCGGGGCGGCGCCTGGGCGTCGACGTCGGCACTGTCCGCATCGGTGTCGCGGTCAGCGATCCTGGTGCGGTCCTGGCGACCCCGGTGGAAACGGTGCGGCGGGATCGGCGTTCGGGGGCGCATGTGCGCCGGCTGGCCGCACTCGTCGACGAATATCGGGTCGTCGAGGTCATCGTCGGGCTACCCCGCACGCTGGCCGATCGAGCGGGCTCCTCGGCCCGGGACGCGATCGAGGTGGCCGATCAGCTGTCCGGCCGCATCGCGCCGGTGCCGGTGCGGATGGCCGACGAACGGTTCACCACGTTGACTGCGCAACGATCACTGCGTGAAGCTGGGGTCCGCGCCCGCGGTCAGCGCTCGGTGATCGATCAGGCGGCGGCAGTGGGGATTCTGCAGAACTGGCTGGACCAGAGGCGAGCGGCGGCAGCCGCGCACGGAGAGGTCACCGATGACTGA
- the aroC gene encoding chorismate synthase, which yields MLRWTTAGESHGRALVAMVEGMVAGVHVTSDEIADQLARRRLGYGRGARMKFEQDQVTMLAGVRHGVTLGGPIAIEIGNTEWPKWESVMAPDPVDPTVLADSAARNAPLTRPRPGHADYAGMLKYGFDDARPVLERASARETAARVAAGTVARAFLREALGVEVVSHVISIGASDPYDGPPPQAADLAAVDASPVRAFDKAAEERMIAEIEAAKRDGDTLGGVVEVVAHGLPVGLGSFTSGDNRLDSQLAGAVMGIQAIKGVEIGDGFETARRRGSVAHDEIYPGSDGITRSTNRAGGLEGGMTNGQPVRVRAAMKPISTVPRALATVDMSTGEEAVAIHQRSDVCAVPAAGVVVETMVALVLARAALEKFGGDSLGETRANIDSYLRSVAAREPAGADPARASG from the coding sequence GTGTTGCGATGGACGACTGCAGGCGAATCCCACGGCCGTGCGTTGGTGGCCATGGTCGAAGGCATGGTCGCCGGCGTTCATGTGACCTCCGACGAGATCGCGGACCAGCTGGCCCGCCGTCGACTCGGCTACGGCCGCGGCGCCCGGATGAAATTCGAACAGGACCAGGTCACGATGCTCGCCGGTGTCCGGCACGGGGTGACCCTCGGCGGCCCGATCGCGATCGAGATCGGGAACACCGAGTGGCCGAAGTGGGAGTCGGTGATGGCACCGGATCCGGTGGATCCGACCGTGCTGGCTGACAGCGCGGCCCGTAACGCGCCGTTGACCCGGCCCCGGCCCGGTCATGCCGACTATGCGGGCATGCTGAAGTACGGCTTCGACGACGCCCGCCCGGTTCTCGAGCGCGCCAGCGCCCGCGAGACGGCTGCCCGGGTGGCTGCCGGCACCGTGGCCCGGGCATTCCTGCGTGAGGCGCTCGGGGTCGAGGTGGTGTCACACGTCATCTCCATCGGCGCGTCCGACCCCTATGACGGCCCACCACCGCAGGCCGCGGATCTCGCGGCGGTGGACGCCAGCCCGGTGCGGGCCTTCGACAAGGCCGCCGAAGAACGAATGATCGCCGAGATCGAAGCCGCCAAGCGGGACGGTGACACGCTCGGCGGTGTGGTCGAGGTCGTCGCGCACGGACTCCCGGTCGGACTGGGTTCTTTCACCAGTGGCGACAACCGCCTCGACAGTCAGCTGGCCGGAGCGGTCATGGGGATCCAGGCCATCAAGGGTGTCGAGATCGGCGATGGATTCGAGACGGCGCGCCGGCGAGGCAGCGTCGCCCACGACGAGATCTATCCCGGCTCCGACGGCATCACCCGCTCGACCAATCGGGCCGGCGGTCTCGAAGGCGGCATGACCAACGGCCAACCGGTGCGGGTGCGCGCCGCGATGAAGCCCATCTCGACGGTGCCACGCGCGCTGGCGACGGTGGACATGTCCACCGGTGAGGAGGCCGTCGCGATCCATCAACGTTCCGATGTGTGTGCGGTGCCCGCCGCCGGTGTCGTCGTCGAGACCATGGTTGCCCTGGTGCTGGCGCGCGCCGCCCTGGAGAAGTTCGGTGGTGACTCGCTCGGTGAGACCCGGGCCAACATCGACAGCT
- a CDS encoding shikimate dehydrogenase has protein sequence MSNPGGARRAAVLGSPIAHSRSPQLHLAAYRALGLDDWTYDRIECTAEQLPVVVGGFGPEWVGVSVTMPGKFAALRFATEATERAQLVGSANTLVRFSGGWRADNTDVDGVRGALADVQTAERCMVVGSGGTAPAVVVGLIGLGARQITVAARNAEKAAPLTDLARRCGVEARFCDVTGAGLADEVVGVDVVVNTVPADAVAPYAPILAATPWLLDAIYDPWPTPLAAEVAARGGGVVSGLEMLLNQAFSQVEQFTGCVAPRDAMRAALRAPD, from the coding sequence ATGAGTAACCCCGGCGGCGCTCGGCGGGCCGCGGTGCTCGGTTCTCCGATCGCCCACTCGCGGTCTCCACAGTTGCACCTGGCGGCCTACCGGGCGCTGGGCCTCGACGACTGGACCTATGACCGCATCGAGTGCACGGCTGAGCAGCTGCCCGTCGTGGTGGGCGGGTTCGGTCCGGAGTGGGTCGGGGTGTCGGTGACCATGCCGGGCAAGTTCGCGGCACTGCGGTTCGCCACCGAGGCCACCGAGCGGGCCCAGTTGGTGGGATCGGCGAACACCCTGGTCCGCTTCTCGGGGGGATGGCGTGCCGACAACACCGATGTCGACGGGGTGCGCGGCGCCTTGGCCGACGTGCAGACCGCCGAGCGGTGCATGGTGGTCGGCTCCGGCGGAACGGCCCCGGCGGTGGTGGTCGGTCTTATCGGGCTCGGTGCACGGCAGATCACCGTGGCCGCCCGCAACGCGGAGAAGGCCGCGCCGTTGACAGACCTGGCGCGCCGGTGCGGCGTGGAGGCACGGTTCTGCGATGTCACAGGCGCAGGTCTGGCCGACGAGGTGGTCGGCGTCGACGTCGTGGTCAACACGGTGCCCGCGGACGCGGTGGCGCCGTACGCGCCGATCCTGGCGGCGACCCCGTGGCTTCTCGACGCGATCTACGACCCGTGGCCCACCCCGCTTGCGGCTGAGGTGGCGGCGCGGGGAGGTGGGGTGGTCAGCGGGCTGGAGATGCTGCTGAACCAGGCCTTCAGTCAAGTCGAGCAGTTCACCGGGTGTGTGGCGCCCCGCGATGCCATGCGGGCGGCGTTACGCGCGCCGGACTGA
- a CDS encoding MarR family winged helix-turn-helix transcriptional regulator, which translates to MTDNAGDSSDAITDALLSASRLLVAISARSIADVDDTLTVPQFRTLVILRTRGPVNLATLAGLLDVTPSTAGRMVDRLVDAGLIDRRPHPESRRELIAELSARGRHTVDAVTAKRRAEIAAIVATMPPVERHGLVRALSAFTEAGGELPVGPAEEDHLR; encoded by the coding sequence GTGACCGACAACGCCGGCGACTCCTCCGATGCCATCACCGACGCCTTGCTGAGCGCATCCCGACTCCTCGTCGCGATCTCGGCCCGATCGATCGCCGATGTCGACGACACCCTCACCGTTCCCCAGTTCCGCACGCTGGTGATCCTGCGCACCCGCGGACCGGTGAACCTGGCCACCCTGGCGGGGTTGCTCGACGTGACGCCGTCCACCGCGGGCAGGATGGTGGACCGCCTCGTCGACGCGGGACTCATCGACCGCCGACCGCATCCGGAGTCGCGCCGAGAGCTGATCGCCGAGTTGTCAGCCCGCGGTCGCCACACGGTCGACGCCGTGACCGCCAAGCGACGTGCCGAGATCGCCGCCATCGTCGCGACGATGCCGCCGGTCGAGCGCCACGGGCTGGTGCGGGCGTTGTCCGCCTTCACCGAGGCCGGCGGTGAGCTGCCGGTCGGCCCGGCCGAAGAGGACCATCTGCGCTAG